The following are encoded in a window of Gossypium raimondii isolate GPD5lz chromosome 13, ASM2569854v1, whole genome shotgun sequence genomic DNA:
- the LOC105783741 gene encoding transcription initiation factor TFIID subunit 11, which produces MKQSKDPFEAALEEQEESPPDSPVGEDELNSQTPNEPQNQTDGGHNLLVDDDDYDDMGPNIKNPSHPSSSSTPKLHSTSVNANVATRATTKNKEYDDDEEEENVEVELSKFPSSADPAKMAKMQAILSQFTENQMSRYESFRRSALQRSNMRRLLVSITGSQKISLPMTIVVCGIAKMFVGELVEKARIVMTERTESGPIRPCHIREAYRRLKLEGKVPKRSVQRLFR; this is translated from the exons ATGAAGCAATCAAAGGACCCATTCGAAGCAGCATTGGAGGAGCAAGAGGAATCGCCACCTGATTCCCCAGTTGGTGAGGATGAGCTGAACAGCCAAACTCCAAATGAACCCCAGAACCAAACCGATGGTGGACACAATTTACTTGTAGATGATGATGATTATGATGACATGGGTCCCAACATAAAAAATCCCTCTCATCCATCATCAAGTTCAACTCCTAAGTTGCACTCTACAAGTGTTAATGCTAATGTTGCTACTAGAGCTACCACCAAGAACAAAGAATATGATGATGACGAAGAGGAGGAAAATGTGGAAGTTGAGCTTAGCAAGTTCCCTTCTAGTGCTGACCCTGCTAAAATGGCCAAGATGCA AGCCATTTTATCGCAATTCACAGAGAATCAGATGAGTAGATATGAATCATTTAGGAGATCTGCGCTTCAAAGGTCTAACATGAGAAGG TTGTTGGTAAGCATAACTGGCAGCCAGAAAATTTCTTTACCAATGACCATTGTTGTGTGTGGTATAGCGAAAATGTTTGTCGGTGAACTCGTGGAGAAAG CTAGAATAGTCATGACAGAGAGAACAGAATCCGGACCAATCAGGCCTTGCCACATTAGAGAAGCTTATAGAAGATTGAAGCTTGAAGGCAAAGTGCCTAAGAGATCAGTGCAAAGGCTGTTTCGCTAA
- the LOC105781215 gene encoding protein NRT1/ PTR FAMILY 7.1 — MTIGFTGSLFFTSRSTTLPFSALDTGSSPSPESLIVLQDVALSVAKFRKRLVVTLAGANLEKKLSMADIESSTDEIERKADEEIISFGKIESGNENQHSPGKRKKCGGWKLASLLLVNQGLATLAFFGVGVNLVLLLTRVLDQDNAVAANNVSKWTGTVYLCSLIGAFLSDSYWGRYLTCAIFQLILVLGLGLLSFASWFFLISPTGCGDGMKLCNTPSLVGVVMFYLSIYLIALGYGGHQPTVATLGADQFDDSNPNAVISKAAFFSSFYFALNVGSLFSNTILVYYEDSGKWTLGFLVSFGAAIIALLLYLSGTSRYRYVKASGNPLPRVAQVFVAAYRKWGVTPATVDALYEVEGTESAIKGSRKILHSNDFKFLDKAATITSMDLRGPNNPWKLCTVTQVEEAKCVLKMLPIWLCTIIYSVIFTQMASLFVEQGDVMASKLKNFRIPAASMSAFDICSVLIWTGVYRHVVVPVSRSLTGNPKGLTELQRMGTGLIIGMIAMVAAGVTEIQRLKSVSPGSKKSSLSIFWQVPQYVLVGASEVFMYVGQLEFFNGQAPDGIKSFGSSLCMASMSLGNYVSSLLINIVMEVTTRDGGPGWIPDDLNDGHLDRFYFLIAGLTAVDFIIYVYCAKWYNGINLDTSENGIQLEEQQKEVLASLMS; from the exons ATGACAATAGGCTTCACCGGATCATTATTTTTTACTTCACGGAGTACTACTCTCCCTTTCTCCGCCCTCGACACCGGTTCTTCGCCGTCGCCGGAGTCTTTGATAGTTCTACAAGACGTTGCCTTGTCGGTTGCTAAGTTTCGTAAAAGGTTAGTAGTCACTTTAGCAGGGGCGAACCTAGAG aAGAAATTATCAATGGCTGATATTGAATCCTCTACCGATGAGATTGAAAGGAAG GCTGATGAAGAAATTATTAGCTTTGGAAAAATAGAATCTGGGAATGAAAATCAGCATTCACCTGGAAAGAGGAAAAAATGTGGAGGATGGAAATTAGCAAGTCTCTTGCTAG TGAATCAAGGCCTAGCAACATTAGCTTTCTTTGGGGTAGGGGTGAACTTGGTGCTGCTCTTAACCAGGGTACTCGACCAAGATAACGCCGTAGCGGCCAATAATGTTAGCAAATGGACCGGGACGGTTTACTTATGCTCGTTGATCGGAGCGTTCCTTAGCGATTCGTATTGGGGTCGTTACTTGACATGTGCTATCTTTCAGCTCATACTCGTACTG GGTTTGGGGCTATTGTCATTTGCTTCATGGTTTTTTCTGATAAGTCCTACTGGTTGTGGTGATGGGATGAAACTTTGCAACACTCCGTCATTAGTTGGTGTCGTTATGTTTTACTTATCGATATATCTTATAGCGCTCGGGTATGGTGGGCATCAACCGACCGTGGCTACGCTCGGAGCGGACCAGTTCGATGATTCAAACCCGAACGCAGTTATATCGAAAGCCGCATTCTTTAGTTCCTTTTACTTTGCACTTAATGTAGGCTCTCTATTTTCAAACACTATACTGGTTTACTATGAAGATTCAGGGAAATGGACATTAGGCTTCTTGGTTTCTTTTGGGGCAGCAATCATAGCACTATTGTTGTATTTATCGGGGACATCGAGATATAGGTACGTAAAAGCAAGCGGAAACCCGTTGCCACGCGTTGCACAAGTATTCGTCGCTGCATATCGGAAATGGGGCGTCACACCTGCCACCGTTGATGCCTTGTACGAAGTCGAAGGAACTGAATCCGCAATCAAAGGGAGCCGAAAAATACTCCATAGCAACGATTTTAA GTTCCTCGACAAGGCGGCTACGATAACCTCGATGGATCTGCGTGGACCGAACAATCCATGGAAGCTTTGCACTGTAACTCAAGTCGAAGAAGCTAAATGCGTCCTAAAAATGTTACCGATTTGGCTTTGTACGATAATTTACTCCGTCATTTTCACCCAAATGGCATCCCTTTTCGTCGAGCAAGGTGATGTAATGGCTTCCAAACTTAAAAACTTCCGTATCCCGGCTGCAAGCATGTCAGCTTTCGATATTTGCAGCGTTCTCATTTGGACCGGGGTCTACCGACACGTAGTTGTGCCCGTGTCTCGATCATTAACCGGTAACCCCAAAGGATTAACCGAGCTGCAACGAATGGGGACCGGACTCATCATTGGAATGATTGCCATGGTTGCAGCCGGTGTCACTGAGATACAACGGCTCAAATCCGTGTCTCCCGGTTCGAAAAAAAGTTCATTGAGCATATTTTGGCAAGTTCCACAATATGTTTTAGTTGGTGCATCTGAAGTTTTCATGTATGTTGGCCAATTAGAGTTCTTTAATGGACAAGCCCCTGATGGTATTAAAAGCTTTGGTAGCTCACTTTGCATGGCATCAATGTCACTTGGCAACTATGTTAGTAGCTTGTTAATTAACATAGTTATGGAGGTCACAACCCGAGATGGCGGTCCCGGGTGGATTCCCGACGACCTCAATGATGGCCATTTGGACAGGTTTTACTTCCTTATCGCCGGTTTAACCGCGGTGGATTTCATAATCTATGTGTATTGTGCCAAATGGTACAATGGCATCAACCTTGACACTAGTGAGAACGGAATTCAATTGGAAGAACAACAAAAGGAGGTGCTTGCAAGTTTAATGTCTTAG
- the LOC105781732 gene encoding AP2/ERF and B3 domain-containing transcription factor At1g50680, producing MVEDDSSTVLNTKLTVLAAETSDSGNSGYKFRPGKRSRYDQIGSLPKFKGVVPQQNGHWGAQIYANHQRIWLGTFKSESEAAMAYDSAAVKLRSGDSHRNFPWTEQNIQEPDFQSLYSTEDVLNMIRDGSYQAKFEDFVKILSKRDGKLNTSNNVNKKLVHGDKQFPCMQLFQKELTPSDVGKLNRLVIPKKYAVKYFPHICETDRQVSAAGGGVEDIELVFYDKLMVTWKFRYCYWKSSQSFVFTRGWSRFVKEKKLNEKDTVTFYSCECSGEDQNGKSFFLIDVNYNGENGLGSSAAALEEEDRRDDDLAVGLEFNSGSTTKGYSNKAIEGFENGGRNVKQKSVTLFGVQINLL from the coding sequence ATGGTGGAAGATGATTCAAGCACTGTTTTAAACACAAAACTGACTGTTTTAGCAGCAGAAACATCGGATTCCGGCAACAGCGGTTACAAATTCCGGCCCGGAAAACGTTCCCGGTACGACCAGATTGGTTCCTTACCAAAGTTCAAAGGTGTTGTCCCACAACAAAATGGTCATTGGGGTGCACAAATATACGCCAACCATCAACGTATATGGCTCGGTACATTCAAGTCTGAAAGCGAAGCTGCCATGGCATACGACAGCGCCGCCGTTAAACTCCGAAGCGGCGATTCTCACCGGAATTTCCCTTGGACCGAACAAAACATCCAAGAACCTGATTTTCAAAGCCTTTATTCAACTGAAGATGTTCTTAATATGATCAGAGATGGTTCGTATCAAGCCAAATTTGAAGACTtcgtcaaaattttatcaaaaagaGATGGGAAATTAAATACAAGCAACAACGTAAACAAGAAACTTGTTCATGGTGATAAACAATTTCCATGCATGCAAttgtttcaaaaagaattaaCACCTAGTGATGTAGGTAAGCTTAACAGGTTAGTAATCCCAAAAAAATACGCCGTTAAATACTTCCCTCACATCTGTGAAACCGACCGACAAGTTTCCGCCGCCGGTGGCGGCGTTGAAGACATTGAGCTTGTTTTTTACGACAAGTTAATGGTGACATGGAAGTTTCGTTACTGTTACTGGAAGAGTAGCCAAAGCTTTGTTTTTACAAGGGGGTGGAGCAGGTTTGTGAAAGAGAAGAAGCTTAATGAAAAGGATACTGTTACTTTTTATTCATGCGAATGCTCCGGTGAGGATCAAAATGGGAAGAGTTTTTTTCTCATTGATGTGAATTATAATGGTGAAAATGGGTTGGGATCGTCAGCGGCGGCGTTGGAGGAGGAGGACCGTCGTGATGATGATTTGGCGGTGGGGTTAGAGTTCAATTCGGGGTCGACGACCAAGGGTTATAGTAATAAAGCTATTGAAGGATTTGAAAATGGTGGACGTAATGTAAAGCAGAAAAGTGTTACCCTTTTTGGagtacaaattaatttactttaa
- the LOC105784067 gene encoding enoyl-[acyl-carrier-protein] reductase [NADH], chloroplastic isoform X1: MAATVASSLQIMAARPCLSFSPGVVKAGAAILCSNPKTVLWPKLTNSCNISSLNPFRHGFRSSTVKFIKVVTKAMSESNENRPVSGLPIDLKGKRAFIAGVADDNGYGWAIAKSLAASGAEILVGTWVPALNIFETSLRRGKFNESRLLPDGSLMEITKVYPLDAVFDNLDDVPEDIKTNKRYAGSSKWTVQEVAESVKQDFGSIDILVHSLANGPEVSKPLLETSRKGYLAALSASSYSYVSLLKHFLPLMNPGGSSISLTYIASERIIPGYGGGMSSAKAALESDTRVLAFEAGRKHKIRVNAISAGPLRSRAAKAIGFIDMMIEYSKANAPLQKELSADEVGNTAAFLASPLASAITGAVIYVDNGLNAMGIGVDSCIFKDLNIPSDKH, translated from the exons atgGCTGCAACAGTAGCTTCCAGCCTACAAATAATGGCAGCAAGACCCTGTCTTTCATTTTCTCCTGGGGTTGTTAAAGCAGGTGCTGCCATTCTATGTTCGAATCCCAAAACGGTGTTGTGGCCGAAGCTAACAAATTCGTGCAATATATCATCTTTAAACCCTTTCCGACACGGTTTCAGATCATCCACAGTAAAGTTTATCAAGGTTGTAACGAAAGCAATGTCTGAATCTAATGAAAATAGGCCTGTTTCCGGGTTGCCAATTGACTTGAAAG GTAAGAGGGCATTTATTGCCGGTGTAGCCGATGACAATGGATATGGCTGGGCAATAGCAAAATCTCTTGCTGCTTCAGGCGCTGAAATACTAGTCGGAACATGGGTGCCT GCTTTGAACATATTCGAAACCAGCTTGCGACGGGGAAAGTTCAATGAATCACGCTT ATTGCCGGATGGCTCTTTAATGGAGATTACCAAAGTATATCCTCTAGATGCAGTCTTTGACAACCTCGATGATGTACCCGAAGAT ATTAAAACGAATAAGCGTTATGCCGGATCCTCAAAGTGGACCGTTCAG GAAGTTGCTGAATCCGTTAAACAGGATTTCGGAAGCATTGACATTCTCGTGCATTCACTAGCCAATGGCCCCGAG GTCAGCAAACCTCTTTTGGAGACATCCCGGAAAGGATACCTTGCGGCTTTATCTGCTTCAAGTTACTCCTATGTTTCCTTACTCAAACATTTTCTCCCCTTAATGAATCCAG GAGGTTCTTCAATTTCTCTTACGTACATTGCTTCTGAGCGAATAATTCCAGG ATATGGCGGAGGTATGAGTTCTGCTAAAGCAGCTCTCGAAAGTGACACAAGA GTACTTGCTTTCGAAGCAGgaagaaaacataaaatccGGGTCAACGCAATATCCGCTG GCCCTCTAAGAAGTCGTGCTGCGAAAGCAATTGGATTTATTGACATGATGATCGAATACTCGAAGGCCAATGCACCTCTCCAAAAAGAACTATCTGCAG ATGAAGTGGGGAATACTGCTGCTTTCTTGGCATCTCCATTGGCTTCGGCTATCACGGGTGCCGTCATATATGTTGATAACGGTTTGAATGCAATGGGTATCGGAGTTGACAGTTGCATATTTAAAGACCTCAACATTCCGAGCGACAAGCACTAG
- the LOC105784067 gene encoding enoyl-[acyl-carrier-protein] reductase [NADH], chloroplastic isoform X2, with protein sequence MAARPCLSFSPGVVKAGAAILCSNPKTVLWPKLTNSCNISSLNPFRHGFRSSTVKFIKVVTKAMSESNENRPVSGLPIDLKGKRAFIAGVADDNGYGWAIAKSLAASGAEILVGTWVPALNIFETSLRRGKFNESRLLPDGSLMEITKVYPLDAVFDNLDDVPEDIKTNKRYAGSSKWTVQEVAESVKQDFGSIDILVHSLANGPEVSKPLLETSRKGYLAALSASSYSYVSLLKHFLPLMNPGGSSISLTYIASERIIPGYGGGMSSAKAALESDTRVLAFEAGRKHKIRVNAISAGPLRSRAAKAIGFIDMMIEYSKANAPLQKELSADEVGNTAAFLASPLASAITGAVIYVDNGLNAMGIGVDSCIFKDLNIPSDKH encoded by the exons ATGGCAGCAAGACCCTGTCTTTCATTTTCTCCTGGGGTTGTTAAAGCAGGTGCTGCCATTCTATGTTCGAATCCCAAAACGGTGTTGTGGCCGAAGCTAACAAATTCGTGCAATATATCATCTTTAAACCCTTTCCGACACGGTTTCAGATCATCCACAGTAAAGTTTATCAAGGTTGTAACGAAAGCAATGTCTGAATCTAATGAAAATAGGCCTGTTTCCGGGTTGCCAATTGACTTGAAAG GTAAGAGGGCATTTATTGCCGGTGTAGCCGATGACAATGGATATGGCTGGGCAATAGCAAAATCTCTTGCTGCTTCAGGCGCTGAAATACTAGTCGGAACATGGGTGCCT GCTTTGAACATATTCGAAACCAGCTTGCGACGGGGAAAGTTCAATGAATCACGCTT ATTGCCGGATGGCTCTTTAATGGAGATTACCAAAGTATATCCTCTAGATGCAGTCTTTGACAACCTCGATGATGTACCCGAAGAT ATTAAAACGAATAAGCGTTATGCCGGATCCTCAAAGTGGACCGTTCAG GAAGTTGCTGAATCCGTTAAACAGGATTTCGGAAGCATTGACATTCTCGTGCATTCACTAGCCAATGGCCCCGAG GTCAGCAAACCTCTTTTGGAGACATCCCGGAAAGGATACCTTGCGGCTTTATCTGCTTCAAGTTACTCCTATGTTTCCTTACTCAAACATTTTCTCCCCTTAATGAATCCAG GAGGTTCTTCAATTTCTCTTACGTACATTGCTTCTGAGCGAATAATTCCAGG ATATGGCGGAGGTATGAGTTCTGCTAAAGCAGCTCTCGAAAGTGACACAAGA GTACTTGCTTTCGAAGCAGgaagaaaacataaaatccGGGTCAACGCAATATCCGCTG GCCCTCTAAGAAGTCGTGCTGCGAAAGCAATTGGATTTATTGACATGATGATCGAATACTCGAAGGCCAATGCACCTCTCCAAAAAGAACTATCTGCAG ATGAAGTGGGGAATACTGCTGCTTTCTTGGCATCTCCATTGGCTTCGGCTATCACGGGTGCCGTCATATATGTTGATAACGGTTTGAATGCAATGGGTATCGGAGTTGACAGTTGCATATTTAAAGACCTCAACATTCCGAGCGACAAGCACTAG
- the LOC105782427 gene encoding uncharacterized protein LOC105782427, whose translation MPNYTLESSTVETLDGVNLMTRIFKPKQVKDNMVIVLVHQYSIMGGCQALMKGMASGLAEKGYAAVTFDMRGVGQSTGKPSLTGFAEVADVVAVCNWVSQNLSPNKILLVGSSAGAPIAGSAVDQIEQIIGYVSLGYPFGMMASILFGRHHKAILQSPKPKLFVMGTEDGFTSVKQLDNKLKSAAGHNETRLIEGAGHFEMEGPAFDSEMVKCILEFIASL comes from the exons ATGCCCAACTATACATTAGAGTCATCCACAGTCGAAACCCTTGATGGAGTCAACCTAATGACCAGAATTTTCAAACCAAAACAAGTGAAAGACAACATGGTAATCGTCCTTGTCCATCAATACTCCATCATGGGTGGTTGTCAAGCTCTTATGAAAGGTATGGCTTCTGGGTTAGCTGAAAAAGGTTACGCCGCCGTCACTTTTGATATGAGAGGTGTCGGACAGTCGACCGGGAAACCTTCTCTTACAGGTTTTGCTGAAGTTGCCGATGTTGTTGCTGTTTGCAATTGGGTTTCTCAAAATCTGTCTCCTAATAAGATTTTGTTGGTGGGTTCTTCTGCAG GGGCACCAATTGCTGGTTCTGCAGTAGATCAAATTGAGCAAATCATTGGCTACGTAAGTCTGGGTTACCCTTTTGGCATGATGGCCTCAATCCTTTTCGGACGTCACCATAAAGCCATTCTTCAGTCCCCAAAACCGAAACTCTTCGTCATGGGAACTGAGGATGGGTTTACGAGCGTGAAACAGCTTGATAACAAGTTGAAATCAGCAGCAGGTCACAATGAAACACGTTTAATCGAAGGAGCTGGCCACTTCGAAATGGAAGGCCCTGCTTTTGATTCTGAGATGGTGAAATGTATCCTTGAATTTATTGCCTCTTTGTAG
- the LOC105782425 gene encoding protein EMSY-LIKE 3, with translation MDYELSDSSGTDDDLPSSHQNRFQRGGRTAAGNGRSTVVGSMGNGRSAVAPLPRIHGDMETQIHLIEQEAYSSVLRAFKAQSDALTWEKESLITELRKELRVSDEEHRELLSRVNADDMIRRIREWRAAGGIQPGMLSTSQPIHDPVPSPSVSGSRKKQKTSQSVASLSMVAPSPALHPSMQPSSSALRRGPPSGAKSKKSKSSTQYTSTGLPGRPQASNRMSSGAFATNESAEAAPYDPLIGRKVWTRWPEDNHFYEAVITDYNRLEGRHALVYDINTADETWEWVNLKEISPEDIRWEGDDPAISRRGGRPGPGPGIKKSMAYGGGVVGAGRGRGNLKGQGKKDFPLTQNGVGKKVLGDIEILHTDTLIKEVEKVFGANHPDPVEIEKAKKVLNEHEQALVDAIARLEDASDGESDGEHPYLSRTINGSTKGMEKTAV, from the exons ATGGACTATGAGCTTTCTGATAGCAGTG GAACAGATGATGACCTCCCTTCTTCACATCAGAATAGGTTTCAAAGAGGGGGTCGAACTGCTGCAGGAAATGGAAGATCAACAGTTGTTGGTTCTATGGGCAATGGAAGATCAGCAGTTGCTCCTTTGCCTAGGATTCATGGTGACATGGAAACACAAATCCATCTCATTGAGCAGGAAGCATACAGTTCGGTCCTGCGGGCCTTCAAAGCTCAATCAGATGCTTTAACTTGG GAGAAGGAAAGTTTAATTACTGAACTCAGAAAGGAGTTGAGAGTGTCAGATGAGGAACATAGAGAACTTCTATCAAGGGTTAATGCTGATGACATGATCCGGAGGATAAG AGAATGGAGAGCAGCAGGTGGGATCCAGCCTGGAATGCTCAGTACAAGTCAGCCTATTCATGACCCTGTACCTAGTCCTTCAGTATCAGGATCACGCAAGAAACAGAAAACATCACAATCTGTAGCTTCATTATCTATGGTTGCACCATCTCCTGCGCTGCATCCATCCATGCAACCATCTTCATCAGCCCTGAGACGAGGTCCTCCCTCAGGTGCAAAGAGCAAGAAGTCAAAATCA TCGACGCAGTACACTTCCACAGGTCTTCCTGGCAGACCCCAGGCTTCTAACCGTATGTCTTCTGGGGCCTTTGCAACAAATGAATCTGCTGAAGCAGCACCATATGATCCATTAATCGGAAGGAAAGTTTGGACAAGGTGGCCTGAAGACAACCATTTCTATGAGGCTGTTATTACAGACTATAACCGACTTGAG GGGCGGCATGCTTTGGTTTATGACATTAATACAGCAGATGAAACTTGGGAATGGGTCAATCTCAAAGAG ATATCTCCTGAAGATATTAGATGGGAAGGTGATGATCCTGCAATATCCCGTAGAGGTGGCCGTCCTGGACCAGGCCCTGGGATTAAGAAGTCCATGGCTTATGGTGGTGGGGTGGTTGGAGCAGGAAGAGGTAGGGGGAATTTAAAGGGTCAGGGCAAAAAGGATTTCCCTTTGACACAAAATGGTGTTGGGAAAAAGGTTTTGGGTGATATTGAGATACTTCATACAGATACTCTAATTAAGGAG GTGGAAAAAGTTTTCGGTGCAAACCATCCTGATCCTGTGGAGATTGAGAAAGCTAAGAAAGTGTTGAAT GAACATGAACAAGCCCTAGTTGATGCAATTGCCAGACTCGAAGATGCTTCCGATGGTGAAAGTG ATGGGGAGCATCCGTATCTCTCAAGGACAATCAATGGATCAACCAAGGGCATGGAGAAAACTGCAGTTTGA
- the LOC105782426 gene encoding octanoyltransferase LIP2, mitochondrial, whose amino-acid sequence MRGPGKLEVWKMGFVNYLDALKLQEKLVSDRKLCRIPDTLLSLQHPPIYTLGKRRTDHNLLLPVSELKNIGAELHYTQRGGDITFHGPHQAILYPIISLREIGIGARNYVEKLESTMIELSSLYGVKACAGQKGETGVWVGERKIGAIGVRISYGITSHGLAYNIDPDLKYFKHIVPCGITDKEVTSLRRETATVLPAEEVIQEQLISCFARLFGYSTVTWKENPSIFSDHESID is encoded by the coding sequence ATGAGAGGTCCGGGTAAACTTGAGGTGTGGAAGATGGGCTTTGTCAATTACTTGGATGCACTTAAGCTGCAGGAGAAGCTGGTATCTGATAGAAAATTATGTAGGATACCTGATACTCTTCTGTCCCTGCAACATCCACCGATTTATACCCTTGGAAAGCGGCGAACCGATCACAATTTGTTATTACCTGTGTCTGAATTGAAAAATATAGGAGCTGAGCTTCATTATACGCAAAGGGGAGGAGACATTACATTTCATGGTCCCCATCAAGCCATCCTATATCCTATTATTTCACTTCGTGAAATTGGGATTGGCGCTAGGAATTATGTGGAGAAACTTGAGTCAACTATGATTGAATTATCATCCTTGTATGGCGTGAAAGCTTGTGCTGGCCAAAAGGGTGAGACAGGAGTTTGGGTTGGAGAAAGAAAGATTGGTGCAATTGGTGTCCGGATATCATATGGAATAACCTCTCATGGGCTGGCATACAACATTGATCCTGATTTGaagtattttaaacatattgTGCCTTGTGGAATTACTGATAAAGAAGTTACATCTTTGAGAAGGGAGACAGCCACTGTGCTTCCGGCGGAAGAAGTCATTCAAGAGCAGTTAATTTCTTGTTTTGCAAGACTTTTTGGTTATAGCACTGTCACGTGGAAGGAGAATCCTTCAATATTTTCTGATCATGAAAGCATAGATTGA